In the genome of Helicobacteraceae bacterium, one region contains:
- a CDS encoding response regulator, whose product MDELQELTQDFLLEAFEMIEKLDQDLVELETRPDDLDLLNGIFRVAHTIKGSSSFLNFDALTHLTHHMEDVLNIARKGELNIDASVMDVVLESIDAMKSLLIKIRDTGTDKDHGLAIDAIVAKLDAISKGQNPAVAAPQAPTPPPPAPSGEAEPDYSKLSDKEVEDEIARLLAIRQAEDKQRREAKTVVAPQAPTPPQEPAQAPTGAKTAPAVKRADDKSGESMIEQTIRVDVNRLDHLMNLIGELVLGKNRLLKIYDDVEERYEGEKFLEELNQVVSSISMVTTDLQTAVMKTRMLAIGKVFNKFPRMIRDLARELNKKIDLQITGEETEMDKSIVEVIGDPLVHIIRNSADHGIETTETRVKLGKPETGKVELKAYNEGNSIVVEIADDGKGLDADLLKSKALEKGLIGEKEADAMSQKEAYALIFKAGLSTAAKVTNVSGRGVGMDVVKTNIEKLNGIIEVDSELGKGTVIKLKIPLTLAIIQSLMVGAQEEYYAIPLSSVLETVRINEDDIFSVEGRSVMRLRDEVLSLVKLSDIFRVEQVIDGGEYTYVVVLGLAESKLGLIVDALVGQEEIVIKSLGEYLQGIEGIAGATVRGDGGVTLIVDVAALMNMAKKTKPSAATKLAAKTAKAKTKSKSSDYKILIVDDSKTDRAIMRQSIAPLGLTIIEAADGVEALGIVKGVEHEFDACLIDIEMPKMDGYTLAGEIRKYSRFKHMPLIAVTSRSGKTDRMRGVEAGMTEYITKPYSPEYLTNVVKRNINFNAELTA is encoded by the coding sequence ATGGACGAACTACAGGAATTAACGCAAGACTTTTTATTAGAAGCTTTTGAGATGATCGAGAAGCTCGACCAAGACCTGGTCGAGCTTGAAACTAGACCGGACGATCTAGATCTGCTAAACGGCATTTTCCGCGTCGCGCATACCATTAAAGGATCGTCGTCGTTTTTGAATTTCGACGCGCTTACGCACCTGACGCACCACATGGAAGACGTGTTGAATATAGCCCGCAAAGGCGAGCTTAATATCGACGCGAGCGTAATGGACGTGGTGCTAGAGTCGATCGACGCGATGAAATCGCTACTTATAAAAATCCGCGATACGGGAACGGACAAAGATCACGGGCTTGCGATCGACGCTATCGTCGCGAAACTAGACGCTATAAGCAAAGGGCAGAACCCTGCGGTAGCCGCGCCGCAAGCGCCTACCCCGCCGCCGCCCGCGCCAAGCGGCGAGGCGGAGCCGGATTACTCCAAATTAAGCGATAAAGAGGTCGAAGACGAGATCGCGAGATTGTTGGCGATCCGTCAAGCGGAGGATAAACAGCGACGCGAAGCCAAAACCGTCGTCGCGCCGCAAGCGCCTACCCCTCCGCAAGAACCCGCTCAAGCTCCGACGGGCGCCAAAACCGCGCCCGCCGTTAAGCGAGCGGACGATAAAAGCGGCGAGTCGATGATCGAGCAGACGATCCGCGTTGACGTTAATCGCCTAGATCACCTGATGAACCTAATCGGCGAACTTGTGTTAGGCAAGAACCGCCTACTTAAAATTTACGACGACGTAGAGGAGCGCTACGAGGGCGAGAAGTTTTTGGAGGAGCTAAATCAAGTCGTTAGCTCTATATCGATGGTAACGACCGATCTGCAAACCGCCGTTATGAAAACGAGAATGCTGGCGATCGGCAAGGTGTTCAACAAGTTTCCGCGAATGATTCGCGATCTAGCGCGCGAGCTAAACAAAAAGATCGATCTGCAGATCACCGGCGAAGAGACCGAAATGGACAAATCGATCGTCGAGGTGATCGGCGATCCGCTGGTGCATATTATCCGCAACAGCGCCGATCACGGCATAGAGACGACGGAGACGCGCGTTAAACTTGGCAAACCGGAAACGGGCAAAGTGGAGCTAAAAGCCTATAACGAAGGCAACAGCATTGTCGTGGAGATCGCCGACGACGGCAAAGGGCTGGACGCAGATCTGCTAAAGTCCAAAGCGCTTGAAAAGGGGCTGATCGGCGAAAAAGAAGCGGACGCGATGAGCCAAAAAGAGGCTTACGCGCTAATTTTCAAAGCAGGCTTATCTACGGCGGCAAAGGTTACCAACGTTTCTGGTCGCGGCGTGGGTATGGACGTCGTAAAAACCAATATCGAAAAACTAAACGGCATTATCGAGGTGGATTCCGAGCTTGGCAAGGGAACGGTGATCAAGCTGAAAATCCCGCTTACGCTGGCGATTATTCAGTCGTTGATGGTCGGCGCGCAAGAGGAGTATTACGCTATCCCGTTAAGCTCCGTGCTTGAAACCGTGCGCATAAACGAGGACGATATATTTAGCGTCGAGGGGCGATCGGTGATGAGACTGCGCGACGAGGTGCTAAGTCTTGTTAAACTCTCCGATATTTTCCGCGTCGAACAGGTGATCGACGGCGGCGAATACACCTACGTGGTGGTGTTAGGGCTTGCCGAAAGCAAGCTGGGTTTGATCGTAGACGCGCTGGTGGGACAGGAAGAGATCGTTATCAAATCGCTTGGCGAGTATCTACAGGGTATCGAAGGGATCGCGGGCGCGACCGTTCGCGGCGACGGCGGCGTAACGCTGATTGTCGATGTGGCGGCGCTGATGAATATGGCGAAAAAGACCAAGCCTAGCGCGGCGACGAAATTAGCCGCTAAAACGGCGAAGGCAAAAACCAAGAGCAAATCGAGCGACTACAAAATACTAATCGTTGACGATTCCAAAACCGATCGCGCGATTATGCGCCAGTCGATCGCTCCGCTCGGATTAACGATTATCGAGGCGGCGGACGGCGTGGAGGCTTTAGGCATAGTCAAAGGCGTAGAGCATGAATTTGACGCCTGCCTTATCGATATCGAG
- a CDS encoding chemotaxis protein: MADLAATVLKTSSNEMELVDFRIYKQAGDRVYEGIYGVNVAKVREIIKIPQLTELPGAPDYIEGIFDLRGVVIPVVNLAKWMGITTPEKNRSQSRVIIAEFSRILVGFIVSEAKRIRRISWADIEPATFSSGEEGSLDHNKVTGVTKIEDDSVLLILDFESIVKDLGLYRPTINVDQEVERFDGSAMVIDDSATARKIVKNALEKMGMRVIEAVDGTDALTKLDELYDKLNDTIVSELRVIVSDVEMPRMDGFHFAARMKDDARFQAIPIVFNSSISDRSSDNRGKAAGGESYLVKFDASKFVEEIVRVIKNHAKQE, encoded by the coding sequence ATGGCGGACCTCGCGGCAACCGTTCTGAAAACAAGTTCTAACGAGATGGAGCTGGTAGATTTTAGAATATACAAGCAAGCGGGAGATCGGGTGTATGAAGGCATATACGGAGTAAACGTCGCCAAAGTGAGGGAGATTATTAAAATTCCCCAACTGACCGAGCTTCCGGGCGCGCCTGATTATATCGAGGGTATTTTTGATCTGCGCGGCGTAGTGATTCCGGTGGTTAATCTCGCCAAATGGATGGGCATAACCACGCCGGAAAAAAATCGCTCCCAATCCCGCGTAATTATCGCCGAATTTAGCAGGATACTGGTAGGTTTTATCGTTAGCGAGGCTAAACGTATTAGACGCATTAGCTGGGCGGACATAGAACCCGCCACCTTTTCAAGCGGCGAGGAGGGATCGCTTGATCACAACAAGGTTACGGGAGTAACCAAGATCGAAGACGACAGCGTGCTACTGATTCTTGATTTTGAAAGCATCGTGAAAGATTTAGGGCTTTACCGCCCGACAATCAACGTTGATCAAGAGGTGGAGCGCTTCGACGGTTCGGCGATGGTGATTGACGACAGCGCTACGGCGCGCAAGATCGTCAAAAACGCGCTTGAAAAGATGGGCATGCGCGTTATTGAAGCCGTCGATGGAACCGACGCGCTTACGAAATTAGACGAGTTGTATGATAAATTAAACGATACGATTGTCTCCGAGCTACGCGTTATCGTTTCCGACGTGGAGATGCCGCGTATGGACGGCTTTCATTTCGCCGCGCGTATGAAAGACGACGCGCGTTTTCAGGCGATCCCGATCGTATTTAACTCGTCGATCAGCGATCGTTCGAGCGATAATCGCGGAAAAGCGGCGGGCGGCGAGAGTTATCTCGTCAAATTCGACGCGAGCAAATTTGTGGAGGAGATTGTTCGCGTTATTAAAAACCACGCCAAACAAGAATGA